Genomic DNA from Methanosarcina sp. MTP4:
GCCGGGATATACAACGAGCAAAGAGAATACGAGCCCCTTACCTTTACGGTGGGTGCGGGACAGATGATCAAAGGCTTCGACGAAGGCGTGGTCGGGATGAAAGTGGGGGAAGAAAAGACCCTGACAATCCCACCGGAAGATGCATATGGGGAATACAGTGAAGAACTTGCCAGGAAACTCCCTGCAGAAGCCGTGGAGTTTACCCCTGAAGTAGGGATGCAGCTGGCAACGGACACCGGACTCCGGGGCACGATAACTGAAGTTGATGAAGAAGGTTTCGTGATAGACTTCAACCACATGCTTGCAGGCAAAGCCCTGACCTTCAAGGTAACACTGGTTTCCATCACGGAGGCCTGAACGGAATGAAAACCGGGAGGGGGGTACTTATCCTCGGGTGCATCCTGATCGTGGCCTGCGTGCTCCTGGGAAGCGGCTGCACGGACACAGGAAACGACGGGCAGGCTGGAGAAACCGCCAAAGCCGGAGACACGGTCCATGTGGATTACGTGGGAAAACTCGAAGATGGCACGGTCTTTGACACTTCCATAGAAGAAGTCGCCGTCGAAGCCGGGATATACATCGAAGGAAGGGAATACAGCCCCCTGACTTTCGAGGCAGGCGCAGGCCAGATGATCACAGGCTTCGATGAAGGTGTGATAGGGATGAAAGTAGGGGAAGAAAAAACCCTGACAATCCCGCCGGAAGACGCATACGGGGAATACGATGAAGCTAATATCCAGGCAGTTCCCCTGGAAGACCTGGGCCTCCCGGAACCTCCCGTAGAGGGGCAAAAGCTCATGACAATGTACGGAACAAGGGTTACCGTACTCTCGGTCAATGAGACCCACGCCACCATTGACTTCAACCACGAACTTGCCGGAAAGACCCTTATTTTCGACATTACACTTGTTTCAATCGAATCTAGCTGAGTTCCCGGGCAGCTTCTGCATATGAAGCTGCCACATTTCTGCTGCATTTTTTGCCGGAACCCGGATCATAAAGAACGCCAGCATCCGGCTTAACAGCAGAGGGATTAAAAGCGGTTGGATTAGCAGTCGCTGGATTCGTAGCAGCTGGATTGAAAGAGGCACAAAAAAATAAAGGAGATGGAGAATAAATGGAGAATTCTCAGGCTGTTGAAACAGGCAATTACGTGCTTGTGGATTATACGGGAAAATTCGAAGACGGCAAAGTGTTCGAAACCACCGTAAAAGAGCGCGCACTCGAAGCAGGCATATACGAGGAAGCCAGGGAATACACCCCCCTCTTTTTCAGAGCTAATGCTAGCCAGGTAATCAAAGGCCTGGACAAAGGGGTTTTGGGGATGAAAGTGGGAGATGAAAAGACCCTTAAAATCCCCCCTGGAGAAGCCTACG
This window encodes:
- a CDS encoding peptidylprolyl isomerase, which produces MENSQAVETGNYVLVDYTGKFEDGKVFETTVKERALEAGIYEEAREYTPLFFRANASQVIKGLDKGVLGMKVGDEKTLKIPPGEAYGEYRDYMVQEIPLDRLGLETPPEAGEKITTPSGREVKVLASTETHATLDFNHELAGTILIMEVKLVSIIR
- a CDS encoding peptidylprolyl isomerase, whose product is MTENSKADSEKTIESGDTISVDYVGELDDGAVFDTSVKEVAVEAGIYNEQREYEPLTFTVGAGQMIKGFDEGVVGMKVGEEKTLTIPPEDAYGEYSEELARKLPAEAVEFTPEVGMQLATDTGLRGTITEVDEEGFVIDFNHMLAGKALTFKVTLVSITEA
- a CDS encoding peptidylprolyl isomerase translates to MKTGRGVLILGCILIVACVLLGSGCTDTGNDGQAGETAKAGDTVHVDYVGKLEDGTVFDTSIEEVAVEAGIYIEGREYSPLTFEAGAGQMITGFDEGVIGMKVGEEKTLTIPPEDAYGEYDEANIQAVPLEDLGLPEPPVEGQKLMTMYGTRVTVLSVNETHATIDFNHELAGKTLIFDITLVSIESS